ACTGGTGATGCAACGTGCACCCCAGACACGCAAGGCACGGTTGCTGGGGCGGAAATCTCTGATCACGTTGATGTTCTGTGGGTAGGGATTAAGGATGTCCTGCTCACCTTTCGTGAAATATCGTGTCAGGCCGGTGATGCCTCGCACGACCTCGTTGGCTGGTGCCTTGTGCACGCCGCGCTCGTTGTCTACGCGAGCGTAGATCCCTAACATATGCCCGGAGGGCGGGATGGGGAATTGGCGCAAGGTTGCCAGGCTGGACGGGAACGGGTCGGGAATCATCAGCCAGGGATGGTAGAGCGCAGCATACTTGGTGTCGTACTGCTGCCGGTGGATCTGCACGTCGGTCAGCGTGTCGTTCTCCGGCGCTGGTCCGTCGAGTACGGCAAAGCGGTAGCGCATCTCCTCGCAATGGTCGACGACAGCCTGCTGCAGAGCCGCACCGGTTTGCCCAGGTATAGCCACGAGCGACACGTTCTGCAAGTTCTTGAGCGTATAGAGCCCCGTGCGGAGGGTAGGTTCGCTATTGTCGGCACCGACATACATGGGGTCGTTCATGAGCGCGACCGCATCGTCGCCCGTGGTGAAGGGTAGTTCTCCAAGCGGATGTCGCGCGATACGCGTCAATCCGGACGGCATGACGTCGACCAGTGCTTCCGGTCCCAGTCGTATGGCCTCTCGATCGGCCGGTGCGCCTAGGTCGTTGACCCGCACGTAAGCTGATGGTCCTTCGGAACGGAGATCCCAACGACGCAATGGGATGCCTAGATCGTCGGTTACGTTGCCGAGTGTCCAGGTGGCTCCGACAATGCGCATCACATAGCGGCTGTGACGCGGGTCCATGGACAGATGGCGAAACAGTTCCTGATCGAGCAGGGTGTCGTTGCGAGTGGGCACGGCCGGATCGGGTCGTTGTCGGAGCATGACCACCAGGCTGAATTCGCGTGAACGTACGCGTAGGTTTTGGCCCGACATCTGGGCATTGTTGTGGGCCGTCATGTGTGCGGCCTGCAGGCCAGGCGGGTCGAACAGTGCCAATCGGTTGGAGCGATCCACCCGGCGCACCTTGAGGAATGGCAAGTTTAGCGCCTCGCCATCAGGATCCAAAACTTCCAATATTGTTCCTGGCTCAACGCCGGTGAGTGACGAGAGTTGGAGGGACGAGAACATCCCAGGCCCTGGCGGAGGATTGGCCGCCAACACTTGAGCATTGGACACCAGGCCTTGAGCCTCGTCCCGGCAGCCCACCATCACCCGGTTACCCCAGGCACCGGCATCAAGGGCACGCACTTCTAGGAGACGCTGGCGCTCCAGCACCGGCTGGCCGGCGTCATGACCGTAGGTGAGCGCTGCATTGAGTTCGATCTCGAGCGGAGCAGTGGCGACGGCATTGGCGGCGAAACGGTGAAACACCGTTGTGCCGTCTGGCAGAGTGAACTCCACCACCTCGTTGGTGGCGTAAGACGTGCCGTCATTGATGAGCAATGCCTCAGCTCCAGCTTGAGCACCGAGCACGAGGTAGACCGGCTGCCGGGTGGTCGTACCCGTGATGATTTGACGTCGTACCTCGGTCACGGAGGCTGCATGGGCCTGACGCAACGGTTGTTCCAAAAGAACCGCGCCGGCGTCCGGTGGTGCACCCCGCTCGCCTGTCACGACGCGCACGATCGCGATCTCGTCAGTACCGATACGAATCACATCACCGGCAGAGAGACCTAAGCGGTCGTCGAGGGCGATGGATAATGCTCCAACCGCGGCGTCGGTGGTCAGAGTCTTGGGTGGAATCGCAACGGCTGATGTCGCGGCGGGCGCACCGGAAAGGCCCGTGCGGAGCGTCACGGTTGGGGGAACTGCGGTGGCGTCTATAGAATCGACGAGCGCAGTCTCCGGGCTCCCAGCGACGGTGAAGCCCAGTGTCATGCCTATTGCCAGACCCGATACATCATTGAGGGTGATGGTGACGAAGGGGGCTACGGCCAATGGGGCAACCACCGTCCGGTCGTCGTCGACTGAGGTAACCAGACGGCCAACGGTGCCGGCCGGATACGCAGCGTAGGTTGGTACGGTGAGGGGCAGGGCGGCAAGCACCCCGATGCCATGGACCTCCTGCTCTGTATTTCCGGCGTCAACGATGAGAATGCGCGGGGTCGTTGCCGTTGGGGGAGTCGCCTCGACGAAATTGCCTGAGACCGTGTCGACATAGACAATAAACTCACCGCCATTGCCCGCCAACGAGAGGTTCGTGGAGGTGCCTGTAGGTATCTCCAACGCTGCCGCCTGAGTCCCCCCTGCATAACTCCGACGAAGTGATGTCGATAAGGTCAAGCGAACTTGATTGCTGCCCAAGTCCTCGGCGGCGGTTGCGAAGGCGTACTCGGCCGCGTCCGACGTTGCGCCGGCGTCACGAATTTCCAGCAGTTGGCTCCCGCCTGGCCCCGGTAAGCCGAGGAGGACTGCGCTATCAGGACCGGAAACAGTGATTTCGGTTCCGCCAGCGTTGCTTTGTGAAACGAACGTAAATACCGGATTGGTTGTGTAATTGGTCGTATCCTGTACCACCGGTCCAGCATCGATCGCGGCACCACTCTGATGCGAGAAATGGAGCGGAAAGTTGAGCGTCACATGTTGGACCGTGCTACCTATAGAGGTGACTTGGCGATATTCGGCGCGGCTGCCATCACCGATTCGAATCCAGTCCGAGGGGGGCCCCCCAGAGAAATTGCTCGGATCGAGCACGTACAGCAAAGGCCGGTTGACGGCGGTCCCAGTAGCTTGCTGTGCTGGACGAAGCAGCACGGTTGCACCGGGGGTCGTCACGGCTGGATCGGCGAAGAAGAGATCGCGGTTGGCATTGGTAGCGATATCTGGCAGAACGCGGGTCACGTACGCGCGCTTCCCCCCGTTGATGAAGAAGCCTTCCACTGCATGGGACAGGTAGCAGTGCGCATGACCTGACCCGTCGATGAATTCATCTATGGGTAGACGTCCGCCAAACATGCGCTGATATTCGCCGTAGCTGGTCACGAGCTGAGGGACATTGACAGGACCCCGTTCGGTCACTCCGACCAGGCCGGTCGTGCTGGTACTCACCCCTTCGATAGGCTTGTTGCCTGTCTGGATTTCCTCGACGTAGACACCAGGTGCTAGATATTCAGGCATAATGTTCTCCTAACAAGTGTGGAAGACTTCGTTCATGGGAACATCACCGTGAAATGGCTCTCTGCCAAGCGGTAATCAGGTGTGAAGCGTTCGTCGGGTGGGGAG
The Nitrospira sp. genome window above contains:
- a CDS encoding phage tail sheath subtilisin-like domain-containing protein, which produces MPEYLAPGVYVEEIQTGNKPIEGVSTSTTGLVGVTERGPVNVPQLVTSYGEYQRMFGGRLPIDEFIDGSGHAHCYLSHAVEGFFINGGKRAYVTRVLPDIATNANRDLFFADPAVTTPGATVLLRPAQQATGTAVNRPLLYVLDPSNFSGGPPSDWIRIGDGSRAEYRQVTSIGSTVQHVTLNFPLHFSHQSGAAIDAGPVVQDTTNYTTNPVFTFVSQSNAGGTEITVSGPDSAVLLGLPGPGGSQLLEIRDAGATSDAAEYAFATAAEDLGSNQVRLTLSTSLRRSYAGGTQAAALEIPTGTSTNLSLAGNGGEFIVYVDTVSGNFVEATPPTATTPRILIVDAGNTEQEVHGIGVLAALPLTVPTYAAYPAGTVGRLVTSVDDDRTVVAPLAVAPFVTITLNDVSGLAIGMTLGFTVAGSPETALVDSIDATAVPPTVTLRTGLSGAPAATSAVAIPPKTLTTDAAVGALSIALDDRLGLSAGDVIRIGTDEIAIVRVVTGERGAPPDAGAVLLEQPLRQAHAASVTEVRRQIITGTTTRQPVYLVLGAQAGAEALLINDGTSYATNEVVEFTLPDGTTVFHRFAANAVATAPLEIELNAALTYGHDAGQPVLERQRLLEVRALDAGAWGNRVMVGCRDEAQGLVSNAQVLAANPPPGPGMFSSLQLSSLTGVEPGTILEVLDPDGEALNLPFLKVRRVDRSNRLALFDPPGLQAAHMTAHNNAQMSGQNLRVRSREFSLVVMLRQRPDPAVPTRNDTLLDQELFRHLSMDPRHSRYVMRIVGATWTLGNVTDDLGIPLRRWDLRSEGPSAYVRVNDLGAPADREAIRLGPEALVDVMPSGLTRIARHPLGELPFTTGDDAVALMNDPMYVGADNSEPTLRTGLYTLKNLQNVSLVAIPGQTGAALQQAVVDHCEEMRYRFAVLDGPAPENDTLTDVQIHRQQYDTKYAALYHPWLMIPDPFPSSLATLRQFPIPPSGHMLGIYARVDNERGVHKAPANEVVRGITGLTRYFTKGEQDILNPYPQNINVIRDFRPSNRALRVWGARCITSDNDYKYVNVRRLLIFLEDSIDRGLQWVVFEPNAEELWARVRRAVTNFLTTVWRNGALEGTTPAEGFFVKCDRTTMTRDDIDNGRLICMIGVAPVKPAEFVIIRIGLWTADAEI